One part of the Glycine soja cultivar W05 chromosome 11, ASM419377v2, whole genome shotgun sequence genome encodes these proteins:
- the LOC114376917 gene encoding NDR1/HIN1-like protein 13 has translation MTDRVYPSAKPAAVNGAAANPSFPATKAQLYGATRPTYRPQPHHRRRSKRRCCCTFFFWLILTVLILLLLIGVGGTVFYLLYRPHHPTFTVTSLKLSYLNLTSSSNTLNSRFDITVSATNPNKKILFAYDPTSITILSADIDLGDGTVPGFQHPKKNTTLIKGSILSSGQALQSDEASRLKSSMKSKNGLPLKVNLETKVKAKMGNLKTPKVGIRVSCDGIRVSLPSGKKPATASTSNAKCDVDVRFKIWKWTV, from the coding sequence ATGACAGACAGGGTGTACCCATCGGCCAAGCCCGCCGCGGTTAACGGCGCCGCCGCCAACCCATCTTTTCCGGCGACTAAGGCTCAACTTTACGGCGCCACACGCCCCACCTACCGCCCTCAGCCCCACCACCGGCGCCGGAGCAAGCGCCGGTGCTGCTGCACCTTCTTCTTCTGGCTGATCCTCACCGTTCTGATCCTCCTCCTCCTGATCGGCGTCGGCGGCACGGTGTTCTACCTCCTCTACCGCCCCCACCACCCCACCTTCACCGTGACGTCGCTGAAACTCTCTTACCTGAACCTCACCTCCTCCTCCAACACCCTTAACTCCCGCTTCGACATCACCGTCTCCGCCACGAACCCCAACAAGAAGATCCTCTTCGCCTACGACCCCACCTCCATCACCATCCTCTCCGCCGACATCGACCTCGGCGACGGCACCGTCCCCGGCTTCCAGCACCCGAAGAAGAACACCACGCTGATCAAAGGCTCCATCCTCAGCTCCGGCCAGGCGCTCCAAAGCGACGAAGCCTCACGCTTGAAGTCCAGCATGAAGAGCAAGAACGGGTTGCCACTCAAAGTGAATTTGGAAACCAAAGTGAAGGCCAAGATGGGAAATTTGAAAACCCCAAAAGTCGGAATCAGAGTCTCCTGCGACGGAATCAGAGTCAGTCTTCCCTCCGGTAAGAAACCGGCGACGGCGTCCACTTCTAACGCCAAATGTGACGTCGATGTTCGGTTCAAGATCTGGAAGTGGACCGTTTGA